From a region of the Triticum aestivum cultivar Chinese Spring chromosome 7D, IWGSC CS RefSeq v2.1, whole genome shotgun sequence genome:
- the LOC123169104 gene encoding pentatricopeptide repeat-containing protein At5g06540, which translates to MSAPSVTPIPITTIYELKQHHSQLVRLGLASHPAHARRLLAFLARDPAGLPYAARLLAHHPDPHPALFNPLFASLPPRHAAALLSLMLSLPLRPDHFTLPRILPAAPLPLAVQLHALLLKLNFHSHAHSFNALLAAYHANGRADLAFRLFVGGGSSAVLDVVSWTTMVGGLCRLGHVDDARELFDGMPERNLISWNAMISGYVKAGRFLDALEVFDQMRVTGLEGNGFVAASAVVACTGAGALARGREVHRWVEQSGIQMDEKLATAVVDMYCKCGSVEEAWRVFQGLPTKGLTSWNCMIGGLAVHGRCKEAIELFHQMEREDVAPDDVTLVNVLTACAHTGNVSGGRHYFDYIVQRYGIEPKMEHYGCMVDLFGRAGLLDEAKKVIDDMPMEPDIGVLGALFGACKIHRDLDLGEAIGWRVIELDPQNSGRYVLLANLLASAGRWGDVARVRQLMDERNVSKEAGRSVIEIDSEVCEFQCGTLRHPEEKEIFAMAKDMMRKIGLEGYAPDTSDVLHDVAEEAKEASLLYHSEKLAIAFGLLRTRPGDTMRVTKNLRVCGDCHEATKLISRVFEREIVVRDRNRFHHFRDGACSCNDYW; encoded by the coding sequence ATGTCCGCCCCCAGCGTGACCCCCATCCCCATCACCACCATCTACGAGCTGAAGCAGCACCACTCGCAGCTCGtccgcctcggcctcgcctcccACCCCGCCCACGCGCGCCGCCTCCTCGCCTTCCTCGCGCGCGACCCGGCCGGCCTCCCCTACGCCGCGCGCCTCCTGGCGCACCACCCGGACCCGCACCCGGCGCTCTTCAACCCGCTCTTCGCCTCCCTCCCGCCGCGCCACGCCGCGGCGCTCCTCTCCCTCATGCTCTCCCTGCCCCTGCGCCCCGACCACTTCACCCTGCCCCGCATCCTCCCCGCCGCGCCGCTCCCGCTCGCCGTCCAGCTCCACGCGCTCCTCCTCAAGCTCAACTTCCACTCCCACGCGCACTCCTTCAACGCGCTCCTCGCCGCCTACCACGCCAACGGGCGCGCGGACCTCGCCTTCCGCCTCTTCGTCGGCGGCGGCTCGTCGGCGGTCCTCGACGTCGTGTCGTGGACCACCATGGTGGGCGGGCTGTGCAGGCTGGGCCACGTGGACGACGCGCGGGAGCTGTTCGACGGAATGCCCGAGAGAAACCTTATTTCCTGGAACGCGATGATCTCCGGGTATGTCAAGGCTGGGCGGTTCTTGGACGCGCTGGAGGTGTTCGACCAAATGCGGGTGACGGGGCTAGAGGGGAATGGGTTTGTCGCGGCGAGCGCGGTGGTGGCGTGCACCGGTGCTGGCGCGCTGGCCCGTGGGAGGGAGGTGCACCGGTGGGTGGAGCAGAGCGGGATACAGATGGATGAGAAGCTAGCTACAGCGGTGGTCGACATGTACTGCAAGTGTGGGTCTGTCGAGGAGGCATGGCGCGTATTCCAGGGGCTGCCGACGAAGGGGCTCACGTCGTGGAACTGTATGATCGGTGGGTTGGCGGTGCACGGGAGGTGCAAGGAAGCCATTGAGCTGTTCCACCAGATGGAGAGGGAAGATGTGGCGCCCGATGATGTCACGCTGGTGAACGTCCTCACTGCCTGCGCCCACACCGGCAATGTCAGCGGCGGTCGCCACTACTTCGACTACATCGTGCAGAGATACGGTATTGAGCCCAAGATGGAGCATTATGGCTGTATGGTCGACCTGTTCGGGAGGGCAGGGCTGCTGGACGAAGCCAAGAAGGTGATCGACGACATGCCAATGGAGCCTGACATTGGTGTCCTCggagcactcttcggagcatgcaAGATCCACAGGGACCTCGATCTAGGCGAGGCGATCGGATGGCGTGTCATCGAGCTGGATCCCCAGAACAGCGGGCGGTACGTGCTGCTGGCCAACCTTCTGGCCAGCGCCGGCCGATGGGGAGACGTGGCCAGGGTCCGGCAGCTGATGGACGAGCGCAACGTGAGCAAGGAGGCGGGGCGGTCCGTGATCGAAATCGACAGCGAGGTCTGCGAGTTCCAGTGCGGGACCCTGCGCCATCCCGAGGAGAAGGAGATATTCGCCATGGCGAAGGACATGATGAGGAAGATCGGGCTGGAGGGCTACGCGCCGGACACCAGCGACGTGCTGCACGACGTCGCGGAGGAAGCGAAGGAGGCGTCGCTGCTGTATCACAGCGAGAAGCTGGCCATCGCGTTCGGGCTGCTGCGCACCAGGCCAGGTGACACGATGCGCGTCACGAAGAACCTGCGGGTTTGCGGAGACTGCCATGAGGCGACCAAATTGATATCTCGCGTGTTTGAGCGGGAGATCGTGGTGAGGGACAGGAACCGGTTCCACCATTTCAGGGATGGGGCGTGTTCGTGTAATGATTATTGGTAA